A window of the Canis lupus baileyi chromosome 1, mCanLup2.hap1, whole genome shotgun sequence genome harbors these coding sequences:
- the LOC140637356 gene encoding uncharacterized protein, with protein MAVASRQHLPPQGVKAAARRPRRSPGDTCLHKASRLQQGGPHARALGTAFPSLAGLLWGRRRAPFLPDASALFLPDASAHFLPNTSAPFLPDANAPFPPDASAPFPPNTSAPFLPDASAFPTRCKCLSYQMQVLLFHQIQVLLSYQMQAPFLPDASAFPIRCKCSFPTRYKYHKRIGVIEVMIDIVKDHEITPREADHPTVSSVGIVTKFSKPKIRTHGLPRTQEQRDKPHEEIIHEASRTSCRRFPSCSSGREIFRGHSQVKTRPLPRIWAKKPSVPPAETEADAVLDWRRRSVSQYSSGTSLHLLPKGGHPSRSFAVPHVSTTWSLLHFHEESLLSSFT; from the exons ATGGCCGTGGCCTCCAGGCAACACCTGCCTCCGCAAGGCGTCAAGGCTGCAGCAAGGAGGCCCAGGCGCAGCCCAGGCGACACCTGCCTCCACAAGGCGTCAAGGCTGCAGCAAGGAGGCCCGCATGCGCGTGCGCTAGGGACGGCCTTCCCCTCCCTTGCAGGCCTCCTCTGGGGCCGCCGCCGTGCTCCTTTCCTACCAGATGCAAGTGCTCTTTTCCTACCAGATGCAAGTGCTCATTTCCTACCAAATACAAGTGCTCCGTTCCTACCAGATGCAAATGCTCCTTTCCCACCAGATGCAAGTGCTCCTTTCCCACCAAATACAAGTGCTCCTTTCCTACCAGATGCAAGCGCCTTTCCTACCAGATGCAAGTGCCTTTCCTACCAGATGCAAGTGCTCCTTTTCCACCAAATACAAGTGCTCCTTTCCTACCAGATGCAAGCGCCTTTCCTACCAGATGCAAGCGCCTTTCCTATCAGATGCAAGTGCTCCTTTCCTACCAGATACAAGTATCACAAAAGAATTGGAGTGATTGAAGTTATGATAGACATTGTTAAG GACCATGAGATTACCCCCAGAGAAGCTGACCACCCCACAGTTTCTTCCGTTGGTATAGTGACCAAATTCTCCAAACCAAAAATCAGGACACATGGCTTGCCGCGTACTCAAGAACAAAGGGACAAACCCCATGAAG AGATCATCCATGAAGCCTCAAGAACTTCGTGTCGGCGGTTCCCAAGCTGTAGTTCAGGGCGGGAGATCTTCCGCGGGCACTCACAGGTAAAAACGAGACCACTACCACGTATCTGGGCCAAGAAACCGTCGGTGCCCCCAGCCGAGACGGAGGCGGATGCAGTCCTGGACTGGAGACGACGCTCAGTAAGCCAGTACTCTTCCGGGACctctctgcacctgctccccAAAGGGGGCCATCCCAGTAGAAGCTTCGCTGTTCCTCACGTTTCCACCACGTGGTCACTGCTTCATTTCCATGAGGAATCCCTTCTTTCCAGCTTCACTTAA